Below is a window of Enterococcus gilvus ATCC BAA-350 DNA.
CTCAGTGATAGATTTATCCCACCGAACTTTAATCCGTCTGACAACATCGGTTTTTGCTTGTTTTGATAGATACTTTTCTTGTGCTGTCACACCCAGCTCTTCGTAAAAGATTTCTCTTTTTTTTAAATAAACAACTTTTGGCCGATCATCTTCATCTACGCCGTTTTCAATATCTAAAAGATCAGCCTTCCACTTCATCCTGTTTTGCATCAGTTTCGGCATCGTCAATCACCAGTCCTTCTTGTAAAATCAATGGAGTC
It encodes the following:
- a CDS encoding phage head closure protein is translated as MPKLMQNRMKWKADLLDIENGVDEDDRPKVVYLKKREIFYEELGVTAQEKYLSKQAKTDVVRRIKVRWDKSITEKLNAVRIDSVTYNITRIYTNMDKREMELSLAYVD